Proteins found in one Salminus brasiliensis chromosome 13, fSalBra1.hap2, whole genome shotgun sequence genomic segment:
- the lysmd2 gene encoding lysM and putative peptidoglycan-binding domain-containing protein 2: protein MAEFSPVLPLRSGSDSDSELSQSLARTKTRSYGSTAIAAAPLGEKYVEHRVADGDTLQGIALKYGVTMEQIKRVNKLFSNDCIFLRHSLNIPVRSERPSLFNGLSLESPDSESTTPQESPCISQEVEDVSQESPDHSSPPDSNTRPSQPEELSAKDYLHMLDLQIKRSKQAARKLKDEDSREDEDPTHPTSSYQEI from the exons ATGGCGGAGTTCTCCCCCGTGCTGCCGCTGCGCTCCGGCTCTGACTCAGACAGCGAGCTCTCGCAGAGCCTCGCCCGCACCAAGACGCGCTCCTACGGCAGCACGGCCATCGCAGCCGCGCCTCTGGGGGAGAAATATGTGGAGCATCGCGTGGCCGACGGGGACACCCTGCAGGGCATCGCACTTAAATATGGGGTCACG ATGGAGCAGATCAAACGGGTGAACAAGCTTTTCAGCAACGACTGCATTTTCCTGCGCCACAGCCTGAACATCCCGGTGCGGTCGGAGAGGCCGTCCCTGTTTAACGGACTTTCTCTGGAGTCTCCAGACAGCGAGAGCACGACCCCTCAGGAGTCACCCTGCATCAGCCAGGAGGTGGAGGACGTCTCCCAGGAATCTCCCGATCATTCTTCACCCCCGGACTCAAACACGCGGCCCAGCCAACCTGAGGAGCTTTCCGCTAAAGACTACTTGCACATGCTGGACTTACAGATCAAGCGGTCCAAGCAGGCCGCCAGGAAGCTCAAAGACGAGGACAGCAG GGAAGATGAAGACCCAACACATCCGACATCATCTTATCAGGAGATATAA
- the LOC140575112 gene encoding uncharacterized protein yields the protein MMSISSSAQNPPPASRLTNASVRLTKKQINTGEDRSHQCAECGKSFTKLYLLRTHLRVHTGEKPYHCSDCGQNFRESGTLKTHQRIHTGEKPFHCSDCEKSFRVRSSLKKHQRIHTGEKPYHCSECGRSFSGSAVLKAHQRIHAGEKPYHCTECGKSFSQLGNLQRHQHVHTGLKPYYCSECGQSFTGSCVLKRHQRIHTGERPYHCSECGKTFARQGVLKIHQRVHTGARPYHCSECGKSFTLRCVLKRHQRIHTGEKPYQCSECEKSFTRQSNLQVHRRVHTGLKPYYCSECGKGFKGTGALQTHQRIHSGEKPYQCLECGRSFNQRNHLQIHHRVHTHTKKQ from the coding sequence ATGATGTCCATAAGCTCCAGTGCTCAGAACCCACCCCCTGCTTCTCGACTGACCAACGCATCTGTCAGACTgactaaaaaacaaataaatacaggtGAAGACAGATCTCACCAGTGCGCtgagtgtggaaagagttttactAAACTGTATCTTCTCAGAACACACCTGCgcgttcacactggagagaaaccatatcactgctcagactgtggacaGAATTTTAGAGAGAGTGGTACCCTCAAAACTcaccagcgtattcacactggagagaaaccgtttcactgctcagactgtgagaagagttttagAGTGCGTAGTAGCCTCaaaaaacaccagcgcattcacactggagagaaaccatatcactgctcagaatgTGGGAGGAGTTTTAGCGGGAGTGCTGTCCTCAaagcacaccagcgcattcacgctggagagaaaccgtatcattgcacagagtgtgggaagagttttagtcAACTTGGTAATCTCCAAAGACACCAGCATGTTCACACAGGACTGAAaccatattactgctcagagtgtggacaAAGTTTTACAGGAAGTTGTGTCCTCAAAAggcaccagcgcattcacacggGAGAGAGGCCGTATCACTGCTCTGAGTGTGGAAAGACTTTTGCTCGGCAGGGCGTCCTTAAAATACACCAGCGTGTTCACACAGGAGCCagaccgtatcactgctcagagtgtgggaagagttttacatTACGTTGTGTCCTCAAAAggcaccagcgcattcacacaggagagaaaccatatcagtgctcagagtgtgagaagagttttaCTCGGCAAAGTAACCTTCAAGTACACCGGCGTGTTCACACAGGACTGAAACCATATTACTGTTCAGAGTGTGGAAAGGGTTTTAAAGGGACTGGTGCGCTCCagacacaccagcgcattcacagtGGAGAGAAACCCTATCAGTGTTTAGAGTGTGGGAGGAGTTTTAATCAACGAAATCATCTCCAAATACACCAtcgtgttcacacacacaccaaaaaacaGTAA